In Xiphophorus maculatus strain JP 163 A chromosome 2, X_maculatus-5.0-male, whole genome shotgun sequence, one genomic interval encodes:
- the gdpgp1 gene encoding GDP-D-glucose phosphorylase 1 — translation MLPQFVYSTEEFVTDVLQKRENRPPPSKLDSLIRDGWTDRMDRGLFRYLLGDLKTRVLPGSNGYVAQLNVQRGIERRKPQEILSIQQEFNPSQFNFNKINAEEIMFEMMKDAGGGRDVRDDQLPQTCRTVVLINVSPLEFGHCLLVPDPSLCLPQILTKAAVQVGIESVLLSSSPGFRVGFNSLGAFASVNHLHLHGYYLDHELKIESSLVKPLIPEKNFFRIQDFPVGFLLYTESEEVEMAARTICKVTDFFVGENIAHNLFLTRGCPPSGQMQTAKESCLRKGVRIAIWPRTSCFGAKEESAFNVALCELAGHLPFKNKKDFECTTEREVISIVQKYLLPDDEFHKLEEQLVKHLLTH, via the coding sequence TGcttcagaaaagagaaaaccgTCCACCTCCTTCCAAGCTCGACTCGCTCATCAGAGATGGTTGGACAGACAGGATGGACAGAGGACTCTTTCGCTACCTTCTAGGGGATTTAAAAACGCGTGTCCTACCAGGGTCAAATGGTTACGTCGCTCAGCTCAATGTTCAACGTGGAATTGAGAGGAGGAAGCCCCAGGAGATACTGAGCATTCAGCAAGAGTTTAATCCCAGCCAGTTTAacttcaacaaaataaatgcagaggAAATTATGTTTGAGATGATGAAGGACGCAGGTGGAGGAAGAGATGTGCGTGATGACCAGTTGCCTCAAACTTGCAGGACGGTTGTGTTGATCAATGTTAGCCCTTTGGAGTTTGGACACTGTCTTCTTGTTCCAGATCCGTCTCTCTGTTTAccacagatcctgacaaaagCTGCTGTCCAGGTCGGTATCGAGTCTGTGCTCCTCAGCTCCAGCCCAGGTTTCCGTGTGGGGTTTAACAGCCTTGGAGCATTTGCATCTGTTAATCACTTACACCTTCATGGATATTACCTGGACCATGAGCTGAAGATTGAATCCAGCCTGGTTAAACCTTTGATACCCGAGAAGAATTTTTTTCGCATCCAAGATTTTCCGGTTGGATTTTTGCTCTATACAGAATCCGAAGAAGTGGAGATGGCAGCAAGAACGATCTGTAAAGTGACAGACTTTTTTGTGGGTGAAAACATCGCTCATAATCTGTTCCTGACCAGAGGATGCCCACCAAGTGGTCAAATGCAGACTGCAAAGGAGAGCTGTTTAAGAAAAGGTGTTCGCATAGCTATTTGGCCCAGAACATCCTGCTTCGGTGCCAAAGAGGAATCTGCCTTTAATGTTGCACTCTGTGAGTTAGCAGGGCATTtaccctttaaaaacaaaaaggacttTGAGTGTACAACTGAGAGAGAGGTCATCAGTATAGTTCAGAAGTATCTTCTGCCTGATGATGAGTTTCACAAACTGGAAGAACAGCTTGTTAAACACCTACTGACTCACTAA
- the rhcg gene encoding ammonium transporter Rh type C, with the protein MGAAQSFRDMCDRTKNTNVRFSLPAVCVVWQTAMIILFGVFIRYNEESDPHWVEHKKLKNISSDIENDFYFRYPSFQDVHVMIFVGFGFLMTFLKRYSFGGVGFNFLIAAFGLQWALLMQGWFHSLDYTDGKIKIGIENLINADFCVAGCLIAYGALLGKVSPVQLMVLTLFGITLFAVEEYIILNLIHARDAGGSMVIHTFGAYYGLSISWMLYRPNLDQSSRLQGSVYHSDVFATIGTLFLWMFWPSFNSAITDHGDGQHRAVINTYLALASTVLTTVAMSSLFQKHGKLDMVHVQNSTLAGGVAVGTAAEFMLMPYGSLIVGFCCGVISTLGYIYISPFLEKYMKVQDTCGVHNLHAMPGVIGGIVGAITAAAASESVYGHEGLVNTFDFEGAFEKMEPTTQGGHQAGGLCVALIFGIGGGMIVGAILRLPIWGDPADDNCFDDETYWEVPEDEESIPSVLQYNNHMRNKDIADTNFSMEPYPRTRS; encoded by the exons ATGGGGGCTGCCCAGAGCTTCAGGGATATGTGCGACCGCACGAAGAATACTAATGTTCGCTTCAGTTTGCCTGCAGTGTGTGTGGTGTGGCAAACGGCCATGATCATtctgtttggggtttttattCGATATAATGAAGAATCAGACCCACACTGGGTTGAGCACAAAAAACTCAAGAATATATCAAGTGACATAGAGAATGACTTCTACTTCAGATATCCAA GTTTCCAAGACGTACACGTGATGATATTTGTAGGGTTTGGGTTCCTGATGACGTTTTTGAAGCGTTACAGCTTCGGTGGAGTGGGTTTCAACTTCCTGATTGCCGCCTTCGGCCTCCAGTGGGCGCTGCTGATGCAGGGCTGGTTCCACTCCTTGGACTACACTGATGGGAAGATCAAAATTGGGATTGAAAA CCTTATCAATGCAGATTTCTGTGTAGCCGGCTGCCTGATCGCATATGGAGCTCTGCTAGGAAAGGTCAGCCCGGTCCAGTTGATGGTTTTGACTCTGTTCGGAATAACACTTTTTGCTGTAGAGGAATACATCATCTTGAATCTCATCCAT GCCAGGGATGCTGGGGGCTCCATGGTGATCCACACTTTTGGAGCTTACTATGGACTTTCCATTTCATGGATGCTCTATCGGCCTAACCTGGACCAGAGCTCACGCTTACAAGGCTCTGTGTATCATTCAGATGTCTTTGCTACGATTG gtacCCTCTTCTTGTGGATGTTCTGGCCAAGCTTCAACTCAGCAATCACAGATCATGGTGATGGGCAGCACAGAGCGGTCATCAACACTTACCTGGCTTTGGCCTCAACTGTGCTCACCACAGTGGCTATGTCAAGCCTCTTCCAGAAACACGGAAAACTAGATATG GTTCACGTCCAGAACTCAACACTTGCTGGAGGCGTTGCAGTAGGAACAGCAGCTGAGTTCATGCTGATGCCCTACGGGTCTCTCATCGTTGGCTTCTGCTGTGGTGTTATCTCCACACTTGGATACATATACATCAGT CCTTTCCTGGAGAAGTACATGAAGGTCCAAGACACCTGTGGAGTCCACAATCTCCATGCCATGCCAGGTGTTATAGGTGGTATAGTTGGAGCTATCACCGCTGCAGCTGCGTCAGAGTCGGTTTATGGACATGAAGG GTTGGTGAACACTTTTGACTTCGAAGGGGCTTTTGAGAAGATGGAGCCCACAACGCAGGGAGGTCACCAGGCCGGAGGCCTCTGTGTGGCTCTCATCTTTGGTATAGGAGGAGGCATGATAGTCG gCGCCATCTTGAGATTACCCATCTGGGGAGATCCTGCAGATGACAACTGCTTTGATGATGAGACTTACTGGGAG GTGCCAGAAGACGAGGAGAGTATCCCATCTGTCCTGCAATACAACAACCACATGCGGAACAAAGACAT tGCTGATACAAATTTCTCCATGGAGCCATATCCCAGGACCCGATCTTGA